A region from the Candidatus Atribacteria bacterium genome encodes:
- a CDS encoding ABC transporter ATP-binding protein — protein sequence MPKVRGNLLNISKLKVVFYTYRGIIKALNGVELWMNKGERLGIVGETGCGKSVTALSIMGLIEQPGEIIEGDILFEDKLLTSMKENTLINIRGKEISMIFQEPNAALNPVMKVGFQIAESIGKAKNKKIGKEVYAEVRRMLEIAGLDWERTINLYPHELSGGMAQRVMIAMALSSNPKLLIADEPTSALDVTIQAQILELLDELVKKLGNAVILITHDMGVAAEFCDKMAVMYAGNMVEYARTTNIFENPHHPYTRGLLKAVPKIGRTDELQSIPGIVPDLVNPPSGCRFHPRCESAMKICRKDFPPLVEIKSGHYIACYLYRKENIQNADT from the coding sequence ATGCCAAAGGTGAGAGGGAATCTCTTAAATATCAGTAAACTTAAGGTAGTTTTTTATACTTATCGCGGAATCATTAAAGCATTAAATGGTGTAGAACTATGGATGAACAAAGGTGAAAGGCTGGGCATCGTTGGGGAAACGGGATGCGGTAAATCTGTAACCGCATTATCCATCATGGGCTTAATAGAACAACCTGGTGAAATCATTGAAGGAGATATCCTATTTGAAGATAAACTATTGACTTCTATGAAAGAAAATACCTTGATTAATATTCGGGGTAAAGAGATATCCATGATATTTCAAGAACCGAATGCTGCCCTGAATCCTGTGATGAAAGTAGGATTTCAGATAGCGGAAAGTATTGGTAAGGCAAAGAATAAAAAGATAGGGAAGGAAGTATATGCAGAGGTTAGAAGAATGTTGGAAATCGCCGGCCTTGATTGGGAAAGAACCATCAATCTTTATCCTCATGAATTAAGCGGGGGCATGGCGCAAAGGGTTATGATAGCCATGGCTTTATCTTCTAATCCAAAACTGCTTATAGCAGATGAACCGACTTCTGCCCTTGATGTAACCATACAAGCGCAAATCCTGGAATTGCTTGATGAATTGGTGAAGAAGCTTGGTAATGCGGTGATATTAATCACCCATGATATGGGAGTTGCAGCGGAATTCTGTGATAAAATGGCAGTCATGTATGCAGGGAACATGGTTGAATATGCCAGGACAACAAATATTTTTGAAAATCCTCATCACCCTTATACCAGGGGGCTTCTAAAGGCAGTTCCGAAAATTGGCAGGACAGATGAACTTCAGAGTATACCGGGAATTGTGCCGGATTTAGTCAATCCACCTTCCGGTTGCCGTTTTCACCCAAGATGCGAGTCCGCTATGAAAATTTGCCGAAAAGATTTTCCGCCTTTGGTAGAAATTAAATCAGGTCATTATATAGCTTGTTATTTATATAGGAAGGAAAATATACAAAATGCCGACACTTAA
- a CDS encoding ABC transporter ATP-binding protein — MPTLKVKEEEKNLISVEHLKKYFAVKQGLFSSDRYVKAVDDISFDIPKNSVFGIVGESGSGKTTIGRTILRLIEPISGVIRYLSTDITSLNAKELRIFRRKMQIISQDPYNSLHPRKLIKNIIGEGLQIHFKLSSEEIYQRIKYILEQVGLREEHMFRYAHEFSGGQRQRIAVARALVLKPEFLVLDEPTSSLDVSVQAVILKMLKSLKRDFSLTYLFITHDLTVIDYMADYMAVMYLGQIMEIGSKNDIFLSPRHPYTLLLLNSIPNPDPRKKKKKILPKGEIPSPIDPPQGCRFHTRCPYIKEKCFKEEPKIREISKGHLVKCHFPLG, encoded by the coding sequence ATGCCGACACTTAAAGTGAAAGAAGAAGAAAAAAATTTAATATCGGTTGAGCATCTTAAAAAATACTTTGCGGTTAAACAGGGTTTATTTTCTTCAGACAGGTATGTGAAAGCAGTAGATGACATTTCTTTTGATATTCCTAAAAATAGTGTTTTTGGCATTGTCGGTGAATCCGGTTCCGGGAAAACCACCATAGGGCGAACTATCCTTCGGTTAATAGAACCGATATCGGGTGTTATTCGATATCTTTCGACAGACATTACCTCTCTTAACGCCAAGGAACTTCGTATCTTTCGTCGGAAAATGCAGATTATTTCTCAAGACCCCTATAATTCTCTTCATCCCAGAAAACTGATAAAAAATATTATAGGAGAAGGCTTGCAGATTCATTTTAAACTTTCATCGGAAGAAATCTACCAAAGGATTAAATATATTCTTGAACAGGTTGGTTTGCGGGAAGAGCATATGTTCCGGTATGCTCACGAATTTAGCGGAGGTCAACGCCAACGTATTGCCGTAGCCAGGGCTCTTGTTTTAAAACCGGAATTCCTGGTGTTGGATGAACCCACATCTTCCCTTGACGTTTCGGTGCAAGCGGTTATCTTGAAAATGTTAAAGAGTCTGAAGCGGGACTTCTCCTTAACCTATCTTTTTATTACTCATGATTTAACTGTCATCGATTATATGGCAGATTATATGGCAGTGATGTATCTTGGTCAGATTATGGAGATTGGATCAAAAAATGATATATTTTTATCTCCCAGGCATCCATACACATTACTTCTTCTGAATTCAATTCCCAACCCTGATCCGAGAAAGAAAAAGAAAAAAATCCTCCCGAAAGGTGAAATTCCGAGTCCGATAGACCCGCCTCAGGGTTGTAGGTTTCACACCAGATGTCCTTATATAAAAGAAAAATGTTTCAAAGAAGAACCTAAAATAAGAGAGATAAGCAAAGGACATTTGGTGAAGTGCCATTTTCCCTTAGGTTAA